A genomic window from Quercus lobata isolate SW786 chromosome 10, ValleyOak3.0 Primary Assembly, whole genome shotgun sequence includes:
- the LOC115964836 gene encoding uncharacterized protein LOC115964836, giving the protein MEKLSAMWETFSLSESEGSQYRASESSMEGPYLLVARFFTGRVLSMEAIARTFKLLWHTKKGFEVRDMGNHCVLFAFKEETDIVKILAGYEDEVQGEFASNSPRGRHEEWDLIGGNSAQLDEIDGELSQFDNVKGDLEIAQEGVGSRLLGLALYLKNLFTQEKSTSLNLNRHKFNQVPRKSCQVHAPLEVVLSKRSRQDEDVVLEEANERCKKRTIFSNDLTEVDETWSSKEYMLWVRDRIQCVGCFTVLTDGRGGGEPEANCRREGWNMLRMLSSKPKLSWCCFKDFNELLEVQDKKCGAPRAHNLMENFQDVLDFCGFVDLGYSGPDFTWRGRQRGEMIWERLDKGVANYEWLTKFPTDWTKEWLWRAEDVSARFGNCEVVDRLKKELNVLYDNEEKMWQQRSRIQWLKNGDQNTRFFHGSTTERKRQNFIKGLRDEQRVMQKDEGAVSTLLVEYYTKLFTSSNPQDLDHILDGVQSVVTDEMKVELGKPYTSEKVGEAIRQMAPLKALGSDGMPHLFYQTYWTDVGMDVTQAVFSSLNSGFVLNREKVTGFRPISLCNVIYKTISNVLAIHLKPMLHSIISKTQSVFIANRLISDNFLIAFESLHHMKTNDIGKNGFMAMILDMSKAYDMVEWSFLKQILLKLGF; this is encoded by the exons ATGGAGAAGCTTTCGGCCATGTGGGAAACTTTCTCTTTGTCTGAATCTGAGGGAAGCCAATATAGGGCGAGTGAAAGTAGCATGGAGGGGCCATATTTATTGGTAGCAAGGTTTTTCACGGGAAGAGTGCTTAGCATGGAGGCGATTGCAAGAACTTTCAAGTTGCTTTGGCACACTAAGAAGGGTTTTGAGGTAAGGGATATGGGAAATCATTGTGTCCTATTTGCTTTCAAGGAGGAAACTGATATTGTGAAAATTCTTGCTG GTTACGAGGATGAAGTTCAAGGGGAGTTTGCATCAAATTCACCAAGAGGAAGGCATGAAGAATGGGATTTGATTGGAGGCAATAGT GCCCAGCTGGATGAGATCGATGGTGAATTGTCTCAGTTTGACAATGTGAAGGGCGATTTAGAGATTGCTCAAGAAGGGGTAGGCTCTAGGTTGCTGGGACTAGCCCTTTATTTGAAGAACTTGTTCACACAGGAGAAGTCTACTTCACTTAATTTGAATCGGCATAAGTTTAACCAAGTACCTAGGAAATCTTGTCAGGTCCATGCACCTTTGGAGGTGGTTTTGTCTAAAAGGTCAAGGCAGGACGAGGATGTGGTTTTGGAGGAAGCAAATGAGAGGTGTAAGAAACGGACAATTTTTTCTAATGATTTAACGGAGGTTGATG AAACATGGTCATCTAAGGAGTACATGTTATGGGTCCGGGATAGGATTCAATGTGTTGGTTGTTTTACGGTTCTAACAGATGGTAGAGGAGGAG GTGAACCTGAGGCAAACTGTAGGAGAGAGGGGTGGAACATGCTTCGCATGCTGAGTTCAAAACCGAAGCTTTCGTGGTGTTGCTTTAAAGATTTCAATGAATTGCTTGAAGTGCAAGATAAGAAATGTGGGGCACCGAGAGCTCATAATTTAATGGAAAACTTTCAGGATGTATTAGACTTCTGTGGCTTTGTTGATTTGGGATATTCAGGTCCAGATTTCACTTGGAGAGGGAGACAGAGGGGTGAGATGATTTGGGAGAGATTGGATAAGGGTGTTGCAAACTATGAATGGTTGACTAAATTTCCCACGGATTGG ACCAAGGAGTGGCTTTGGAGGGCTGAAGATGTCTCGGCTAGGTTTGGGAATTGTGAGGTGGTTGATCGGCTGAAGAAAGAGTTGAATGTTTTATAtgacaatgaagaaaaaatgtGGCAACAAAGGTCTCGTATACAATGGTTGAAAAATGGGGATCAAAATACTCGTTTTTTTCATGGGTCTACAACAGAAAGGAAAAGGCAGAATTTTATTAAGGGGTTGCGGGATGAGCAGAGAGTGATGCAAAAGGATGAAGGGGCTGTTTCGACCCTCCTTGTTGAGTACTACACTAAACTTTTTACCTCTTCTAACCCACAGGATTTAGATCACATTTTGGATGGAGTTCAATCTGTGGTTACTGATGAGATGAAAGTAGAGCTTGGAAAACCCTATACTAGTGAGAAGGTTGGTGAAGCTATAAGGCAGATGGCACCACTTAAAGCTCTAGGCTCGGATGGTATGCCCCATCTGTTCTACCAAACTTACTGGACGGACGTAGGTATGGATGTTACTCAGGCTGTGTTCTCTAGTTTAAATTCGGGGTTTGTTCTTAACCGGGAGAAAGTTACTGGTTTTAGACCTATAAGCCTCTGCAATGTGATTTATAAAACAATCAGTAACGTGCTAGCTATTCATCTTAAACCTATGCTTCACTCCATAATTTCAAAaactcaaagtgtgtttattgcAAATAGATTGATCTCAGATAATTTCTTAATTGCTTTTGAGTCCTTACACCATATGAAGACGAATGACATAGGGAAGAATGGTTTTATGGCTATGATATTGGATATGAGCAAAGCTTATGACATGGTGGAATGGTCTTTTCTTAAGCAAATCCTTCTCAAATTGGGATTCTAG